A region of the Channa argus isolate prfri chromosome 3, Channa argus male v1.0, whole genome shotgun sequence genome:
CGTTACTCTAAAAGAATTCATTGTCAGCAGGAACCAACTGAATAAATGCATTCAAACTGTCATATACTCACAGTAACTTCAGAATATTTGTTCCTAGACATGCTTAGAGATAACAGTCACTCTGGGTGATACTGACAcaagtttatttagttttaggaGAAAAATTGCTCCTAAGACAGTTAAACCAGATATAATTTTTAAGTCATACATGTtgtcaaaatgtcagaaaagaaGTGTGGCGAAAAGATGCAAACGCGGTGATCTGACAAATATTTACTCttatctatatctatctttAACTGTAACTTTAAAGCTTGTAACTTGTAACTTTAAACAGTAACTGCTTTGAGGAGAAACCTTGACGCATCTTTTCGTTCTGACGCAACACTTGGTGTTACAAAGTCGGTCGCCAAATACTTCCAGTATTTAATTCAGCTATTTAAAAAGGCAACGGACACAAGTCTCCCCATATTACAAaggacaaacacataaaaagtgttaaaaactTCACTGTTAAATAATTGGATTTTATGCTCCCGTCCCGCTCGCTCGCGCCTTTCTCTCCATGGTGCTCTAAAAACTCTCCAAACGCTTTAGATGTCTTGTGAGCTTTTCTTTCGCGATCTCCGCTGCTTTATATTCTTCGACATCGCTCACAGGATCAAATATATCCAAGCACGACGAAAGTTTCGAGATTAAAACGTTctcagtgaaagaaaaagaatcgGAGCAAACTGTTTTGGCGCATGAGAGCAGTTTGAATCTGTGAGAAAGAGCGCACACAATAAACCTGTTGTTAACCTTGCtgtgaaaatatgtttgaagAAAACAGCCAATTGTTGTATGAAATGTATTCAAGTATAAAATAATGCCCTTTGTTTGGGGGGAAAAACTTGAGCAATGTGAGGGTACAAAAGTCCCCTGTGGCATTTACTAGCACCCTTTGTGCAGTTTGCGCTTTGGCGTCTCCACTTGGCGCATTACCCAGGCCCCTTTAAACGcgattgtttctttctttctaatgACATTTACCGGATCAAAACATGCTGTTAATTCGATCAGAAAGCTTCACCCTTCATAACAATAGCAGTATAATTTCTCCCAAAGTTTGTTAAGTTGACCGAAATTAGGGAAATGAATAGAGGTCTCCAGGCTACCCATCTTGCAGGTGACGGGGAATAATGCGCGTTCACACCAGCTGCATTCTTCTttatttctccctttctttcacAGCATTATTAAAATTTAGGCCAATGAAACTATTCACTCGACTGAATAGACATTTTCTTATAGGATAATGGGATACAAATTGAGCCTCTCCAAAGAGTCTCCAGTGGTGGGTAACCCTCGTGTGCCAGAGGCTGCTGGAGACGCTGGCCTTGACGCAGACGACGCTCGTGTGCCAGGGCTAATCACACACCTGCCGAGGAGTCcaacaaaataaagaatgtaaacAAAAAGCTTGCCATCTCTCATAAAAGATGGACGTGTCACCAAGTCGTGTGAGAAACGCCGAGAACAAACGGGGGGACTCGTTCCCCAAAAGATCTCCCCTGAACTTGGCGGAACAGCCTATTAAAGGCTTACTTAATTACTCTAATGGCACTGGACAGGCCTTAAACTCAGACCAGGCTTGGATAAGAGTTAAGATCGCTTGCTGGGATTTGTAAACAGGCAATCGTGTGAGAAACGGGAGTTGGAAGAAAGAGAGTTTCTTTTATCGCCGGCTTTGTTTTCAGTGCGCACAGTGCGCCCCACCGGATCAGGCGATCCCAACGCTCAGTTCTTATTTCCCGCCTGGTTTGTTACTATGCAAATAATATTCCGAAAGTAATCACGTGTCTTTTGAACAGCCACGTGGATTAACAAAGCAGGTTTGCCCCCCTGCTAGCCCGTGGCTTTAGATTTTTACTATTTCTTTAACTGATCCTAAATGCACACATTTAGCCAATGCATGGCTCTAATCCCAAGGAATAATTTACACCATGAATGACAGAGCCCCTTGGACGCTCCCTTTATAAGGGCCAGTTTTCCCCTCAAACCTCACTCCACCTCACCTACTGCCAGATCAACACATCCCTCCAACTTTCAGCTGAGCTTATTTTTTGAGACGTTTGTGGGAAGTTCATCGATGGCATCTAAAATGAAAGACAGGAAGGTACATACGCTTCATGTGCGCTCTGTATTTTGAGGACTGAAATATTTTGgcaacatgacatttttaaccCGTTTGACTCACCTGTTGGAAGTTCGTAATTCAGTATTTACATCGAGCATTGTTCAACTACTATTTGGAGTAACGTTACACTATTGGAAAAGACCTTTACTTTGCACCTGCCTCTGGTCGCGCGTTACATGGCAACTATGGCGCACTAGAGAGGAGAAAGAGTCTTTCTGATATTTAAGCAATATTTGCTGGTAATAATGCAAACAATTACGCTACAAACATTTCAGTTAGTTGCATTTGCGAAAGAATATGCAACCTCTGAGTAATATAAACGATCCGGAGCGCAGATGCCTGCTGCGCGCAGGAAAGCGCACGGTGCGCAAAACTTCTCAGCAGTTACTTTATAGTTTCCAGATTATTGTGTAGCTGCATAATATGTCACTCGGGTTACGTTcgcgttttttctttttttttttttttgtttgtaaaaatagTTCCAAATGTACTACTGCATCTCCATGTATTCATGTTGTGTCTGTCGCTGTTTTACAGAGAACTCCCATCTCTCACAAAGTCATTGAGAAGCGAAGACGGGACCGAATTAATCGCTGTCTAAACGAACTAGGAAAAACAGTACCGATGGCACTGGCAAAACAGgtattgtaaaaaaattaagtgtttgttattgtgaaaatgttttatagaaTTCGCATGATGTTGCCAGAAACACGTTAATCTTAGCACCAGTTctatatgtttaatatttgcagtcaaacattttgtaaagttgtttttttaatgtttcgaTAGAACTCTGGAAAACTGGAGAAAGCTGAAATCTTGGAAATGACTGTTCAGTATCTGCGGGCGCTCCACTCTGCAGACTTCCCGCGTGGGagagaaaaaggtgaaaacacTTTTCATGCAGCTCTTATACTTTACGCATCACATCACCGGTGCTCTGGTAGCAAAATTATGCGCATTTTCTATCCTGACAAGTTGCATATAAGTAAACGGTGTAAACATAAAGTAAAGGCAACTTCCATCTTAATGTTTTACTTCAAGTCAAGCTTTACGCACCGGAATCAGTTTACGAAAAGCTCCTTGCGCCAGACTCCTTTCGCATGGACGGGGTTGTGACCTCTGTTTACTTTTATACATTTCAGGTGAACTGCTCGCTGAGTTCGCAAACTACTTTCACTACGGATACCACGAGTGTATGAAGAACCTCGTGCACTACCTGACGACAGAGGACAGAGCTGAAACCAAAGACATCAAGTACGCACGGATCCTCGCCTTCTTACAGTCCAAGTCCCGTGTGGTCACCGAGCCTGTGTTCGGATCCGTCGGCTCGATGCCAGAACTATCCGACTACCTCGGGCAGCTGCACTCCTCTCCGGAGCACCAAAGCCACAGTCCATCTGACTCTCTGTACCAGCAGAGTCCTCCGGGACACTTCTCCTGGCACAGCTCGGGCCGCAGCCCGGGCATCTCATATCCATCAGTACCGCTCTCTGCGCATACACAGCAGCACGGTGGATACTTGTCACCGGTGCAGGGACTCGATCACCACTATTTCAACTTTATTGGTCACACGCACGCAAACACGTTTAGTTTGCACAGTGCACAACATGCCATGTAAATATTGTTACTGTGTTTTcgctattgtttttatttataaatctcTGAATGATTGAACCAGATCCTGTACATGTtgtgaataaatatttgtgACTAAAAATCAACTAGTTTTGCCATCACTTATACTTAAGATGATGATTCTCTGAAGCCGTTTAGAGTTAAAAGCAATTACAATTTGTTCCATTAGAATCATTTGAAGAGAAGAAAGTGGGAGTAGAGAAACATTTTCAGTCTAAACTAAATGGTCAGTCTTCAGGGAACTATTTGACATGTTGTCCTACGTTATTGGCgagtagaaacaaaaaaatgtggtgAGGTGATCTCTTTATTGCAAAATAAAGCGTCCAGGAAAAATTTCAGGGAAAACTGAGTCAGTTGGACAAGGGACACTGGAGGGGAGACTAATGAAAGGTTAAAAAacgtttattatttttgtcGTACTGAAACTGCTgtaaccaaaaaataaatatataaaattcgCTTCAGTCTGGTCCACGGAAAGTCAGTTTTAGGGCTGATGAGTTGGATGGGTGTCTAAGCTGGTTCCAGGGGGCAGACATGAGCCTTGTTGCCTCTGGGCACCCGCCTCTCGCTTAAACAAACCTGCACTTAACAAAACCACTGATTCACTCAACAATCCACATCTCTTAAACATCTATCACCAAATTAAAAGACATACCTGCACCTCATAAAGGCAAACTATTCAGACAATTActaatatattacatatttcataaggaaattaaaaaaagtaatagtgatttttttttctcaaataaaGAATTGAATTAGAAATTttactattttcatttttttctcatgctaataaatgacagaagaagaaaggggcCTATCAAATCTGACATTCACATGTGGAATCTGACATGTCTTCAATCAACCAGAAACCTATAGGCAGCAGCATTATTCCCCCCACTGGGACTCTGCGAGAAAAATCAGACAATATTGGGAAGCCATATTGGTATCGGCAGCTTTTAGCATCCTACAGATGAAAGAATTACTCTGATCAAAAGAGGACTGTTTTTGCCAAGCTTGTACTGACTATATCCAACGACAGCATCTCAATAAAGGCTTTAGGCTGCTTCCAGGCTCTTTCTGCCTTCCTTTAAGTAAGTTGTGTtgatggagaaagagaaggagggaaactccttgtttcttctttcttttttaaccaGGAGTCCTATTGTGGTGCAGCTGAAAGGGGAACAATCTCAGTGTTCTTGAGCTTCATCCTTGAGTGATTGCgaagaaaaataatcaacacCATGAAATCAAAGTTTCTCTGGAGAACACTGcaagaaaacacttttctttcatttttcttttggaagCTAAGTTGAAATCATCCCTCCCCTGCATTACTTCCCGATGTACCCGGGAATAgtagtaaaatatgaaaaacaaggTGTGCTCTACTGTAGGTGTTCTCATATGTATGGttacatgcacagacagatacaaataattatttctgGATGGATGGGTAGATGACGGGTGCATGGCTAAGCCCATATTAATCGCCTGGATGGTTGGATAAACCCACATTAACCAGCCCCTGACCAACAAGACAAGCATCAAGAAAGaaattgaaagaaaagaaagacagtgTCCATGCAGATGGAAAAGTGACAATAcgataaaaggaaaaaagctttGAAGGAACTCTTGGGTCCCCATAGCTCCAATATTGGTTTAAATCCTGACtctaaacaggaaaaaagactCATGTGCAGCCAGATGAGAACGATTTAGCTGCAGCACATcacatgaataataataaattgagcagggataaaaaaaaaaaaaaagaactcaaaCCATTTATTGTCATGTAAACTGAGCCATAGTAGTAAAGCTTCAGTTGGAGAATGTTTATCTTTCGAATTAATGTCACACACTGAACATTAACAATCTGTTCTATTGAAAGATGATTCACCACTCAGGCGTCAGTAAAACCCACAATTtcgttttatgtttttgtgttatgaAATTTGAAGTTAGGAGATTTGATATATTTCTTTAGTAAACTGAAAAAGCTATATtgaaaagttgtatttttacaaaaagaatATTGACGTTGTACTTCCTGAGACGAGATGTTAGAGCATGATCAGTTCTTGTGCTTGTGAGTGGAATCAATAAAGTTTAATCTTTCTCATCTTGTCTTAAAGTTAATGGACAAATAACATTGGATGTACCTcaacattattaataataatcaaattttATAATTTGAAACAATATAGTACACTAAATGAATAGTTTGAAAAagaattccaaaaaaaaaaatcaactaataatttaagattttattttttcatgacTGCATGAACCCTATGACCATGGGTTGATTAAGAGAAAACCTTGGGACACAGCCAGCGGAAAGTCCCCCCAAGCTTTCTGTTAGTTGTGGtaattttagatttgttttttgccgtccggtgtctgtttttgtcctttgtactttttgtacattttgtggttgtttttgcaTCTCGCTGTGGTCattgtatttgtagtttttaattctttcaaacaaaaaatatgaacagtaacCTTAGAGGCTTTTGCCCACGGCCCCCCTTATCGCTCGGGTCCTTGGGCCTGTGCCTGAAGGCCAGTTCAGTAAACCATTAATGGCAATGACCAGTGATGAAGGAACACAGGTAAATGTCCTTCTAATTTCAAAGCAATCATTCAAATGTTTGGAAATATTCTTATTTTTCAGACTTGTAGCTTAAAGAAGGAATCAAGTACCACTTTGTCCTGGAAAAGTCTGGAAGCTCCTGTTTTGAGCTTTGCACCTGTACAAGAAGTAAAGTTGGGCTTAGACAGTTAGCTAAGCTCCTGAGAGTACAACAGCAAATCTTCTTTGCTTTACCATGGTCTAAGTGTGCTTCTGTTGcctctgtgtgcatgcatgtgtgagtgtgtgtgaaggagtgTTACCACATTTGTGCTTTGGGAGCAAAGCCAAAGACATACGCACGCTGTGAGAAATCCACCAGTCAGTTAGTCTGCTTTGCAATCAAAGTGTTCCAGTGGCATTGGATCTCCAACGGCTCACCTCAGGATGGTCGTCTGATCTACAGCatatgaaaagagagagagctgggGGGACAGAGGGTggggacagaaagaaagaagaagagagtgggagaaacagaaagagtgAGAGTGTTAAGAAAAGGGGGGAAAGGGATGAAGATCATTCCCACAACAGATACCACTATCTCACAGGGTTTAAAGGGCCCCCTTTCTGTACACCTCCCCCACTCCATTCTCCTCCTCCCCCGATTCCTCTCACCAATAATGCCAAAACTTGGCAGCCAACCCAGCACATGAGCAACAGTTTCCCATCAGAAAGAGGCAGCCATCCTACTGCCTTGGCACCGGTAATGACTGAAGAATGACGAGCACTGTAAGAAGACAGCAGACATGAATGGAGTCTGTTaagagggaagaaaaacagTAGACATCAATGGCTTTTGATCGTCTGGGAGTGATTCTGGTGAGAGCACATCACTGAGCTGACACAGAGGGTAAACAGTGACAATACCTGAGCTGATGATGAGCATTGTACATAGAGAACTGTAGATGTTTCTCAAGATTTATGCTGAAAAGAAACATGTATTGTACAATTAGTGACAGATATTTAGCATTTTGCTCATTCACCcttaaacagaaacattaagTTGGTGGCATAAGTTATAGAATCTGACTACATTTGTATCAGAGGACTTTCCATAGTTGCCTCTGCCCCCTGCCAAGGGATGAAGGCTTCACCTTTTTGCACTTGGCACAGGCCTGTCTGTGCTCACCAGCAATGCCATCAGATTATGCAAATCCATGGAGATGTCCTATTCATCACTACCTCCATTTAGAGCTAAGATATTTGAGCCATAAATGAATAGAATGATAAAAGAGGCTGTGTTTTAAAGCATGGTGAGCAGGGAAGGGTCAAAGCCAtctttgaaataaatgaaaacataatgaatATTGTACAAAACATCCAACTGTGGAGCACTGTATCAGTCACGCCctcactttttttgttgttttctgttgatTTGAAACGTACTGTAAGGCTGCCACTGTGGCAAACAATCTccgaaatatgaaggcagaaaGCAGCATGGGAACATCCCACCAAGCGTGCAACAACACACTAAAGAAACAAGCCCcaagtttgaaaaacaaagtaaaaaaaaaaaagcaaaacaaaaagaaaacaaaattgaacCAATCTCTTTGTTATTCATGGGAAACAGGGTGCAAGCTTGTTAACTTGCATAATTAAGGCATCATTTGGCAAGACAAAGGGCAGGTCTTTGTTGTGGACTGACAAAAGGTTAAGAACGTGTGTTTTAGATCAGTGCTGTGAGTTTGGTGAGGGTGGGTTTGGTTATCTGGCGTGCCACAACAAGGGGCACTTTTGTCACAAGCACAGACAGTGTAACATTGGACAGTGCTTGCGATAAATCAGGTAATTTTGCATGGTAGTTAGACAAAGACTGCCATGCATTTCAGTTCCTGTGCGTGTTTAAAAAGGGAGTATGTGTAAAAGCAATTTCACAGAGTGgcataatttttgttttaagggCTTTTTCTTCAAGACTTATAGTGTGAAGTTTAACAATATCAATAAATTAtacatatttgaaataatatgttaaagaacaagaacaagaataTTTTGCTTCTGACACTTTTAAGGTTCGAACACATTACAACTTTACTAAATTTGACAGACAGTGAGGTACAGGGCACtttactaaaattaaaacacatctaTTCGTCAGTACACCAGACTTTATTTAAGAGATAATTTCAATGATGTTTCTTTCATCATGTGACCCTAGGTTGTTCATTAAAAGCCATTATATATCACCATGTGAAGTATGAAAAAGAACTTCctattaaaatgctttatttaggTGGATAAGATAAGTAAATATATACTAAtgtatgcaaaagaaaaatataaattttcatacaaaaaatgttttacatctctacatgtttatatatattcataaaCTGTctattggttaaaaaaaaagatgttgttATGCAGTATACATTTCTAGCAGTAGTTTAGAAAGTACTCTTATTAAAGAGTAACCTCAACATGTTTATAGGAATATACTCCACAGATAACGGCTGACACTGACATTGGACTATGCTGAGAAACAGGTTAGagctcttgttttgttttattctgtttttcaatTTACACAGATGGCTTGTATTAGAAGCGAAAATCTAAAGAGCTaaagaaaactaataaaaaaacttgTGCTTTTATGTCCAACCTCTTTTCAGCTTAAATCCCTCTGATGCTTGTGGGACTGCATTCACGTGTGAAGGTTTCTTTAGGAAAGCCTCTAAGTTGTAACCTATGCTTGTTTCTTACTGACAGCTATCCTTCTCAACTGTAACGCTTGAGTGGTGAGTGGATGATATGAAAACCGACAACATGACTCAAGAGAATGCAACATTAAACTCTTAAGGCCTGTGTCTGTGGGATGTGGTCAGGCGGTCACAGCTGAGGCACCTGAAAAACTTGACACCCCGGTCGACTCTTTGCAGGGGCAAAAAGAAAGGGTAAATAAAAACCCAGAAGTCCTAATTTGCTCCCTGTGCGCTTGGCTGGACTCATGAGGGGTGAGCATAGTGTGTTTGCCCTTTTGTCCAGTGAGGTGATGGCCACTCCTCAGTGTTTAACTGTGTCCAGAGGCCAGCATAGGGCCAGTGAGTAGGGAGCCAAGGGTTCCACAGGTCACCCTCTGAGGTCATGATCTGAGTAACAAATCTGGAGACCCTCACTGGCAGCCAGTGAGGGTCGAAGACTTCATCCCAAGCGAAAGTGTGCAGTCAAACTAAATGAAATCCAGCAAAACTACTTTCTTGAGTGCTGGTAGCGTGACtgaactattttattttaatcaaggGTTTTAACTAAGTTTTTCCGGATTGGCAACATACATGCAAAAATAGATATAGCAGAACTAAAGAACGATATTCATTCAGTGAGACACAAATAATGAAGGAAATGTTCATAAGTAGAAACAATAttctaaattcaaatgtttcctTTAGTTTTAAAGTGCTTACAAGATTGGCCTTCTGGTGGTCCCCTCACTGACCTCACTGTGACCTTCACAGCAGGGCATCCATGTCGGACATCCAGAACACGTGGCAACACAACAATATCCTCATAAGGCAGTCGGTTTGACATAAGAAATTGCCTTTATTCAGTGAGATTGATTGAGCTGCTGCTAAAGATTTTCGATACATTTGCATAGAATCTGATGGTTATCAGGCCAGCCCCCACCCATATACATTGGTGATGATGTAAATTTGGTGCTGGTAAACCTATAAAAAAGGGATGTTGAAGAAGCAGCTCAGCAGGCcgaaaaatgtgcaaaaaaaggtggtatttattaacaaaatgacacacagaggaaaaaccAAAAATCTCAGGAAATAAACCAAACTTACATAAAATAGACATAAgcccaaaaagaaataaataaaaaataacccaAAAAACCCCCCCCAACAACATTCTTTTAAAACCACAACCTCACAGCAAGCTGAAACACCCCACCTTCCACCTCAACTACTGTGCATTTTATACTCTCACCTAAGTGAAACCTACCACCTGCACAGGTAAGCATGGGGTGAGCTCAATCGCATGAACtttaaataatggaaaatatgaAGCCAAAATAACTCATTACAAAGTGACAATGGCTGTGCCTACATCTCTATATAATTCTATTCAATAGAGTGTATTTAATCTCCCTAAACAAACATCATACTACCCATCCTCCCTCAACCTGGCAGCACCCAGCCTTTCAGGCTGACAGGGCCTCATTTTGCAAACCTGCTTGTACTTTTCTTGATTAGCCTGCTTATCCACTCTACCTTCACagtagaaaaatgaaaaacggGGAAAACATCTCGCAATAGACCCTAGtcccaaaacaatacaaataccAAACAAATAACTCATCAAAACAACTGATGAACtcaacaattacatttcaaacaataaCTCAACtaaaacattgttaatgttAGGGAATACGGGGCCTAGTGAAAAGGGAAATGTGTCACCTTTTCAAAGTGGTTGtattaaattttatatatagCTTCAAATGAGAAAGAaggtttttttgtctttactgtatgtaaacagTATGCAGTAGAGAGATGACAGAaatgagagggagacagagggaggacaATGTGCACTTAGCTGCGCAATATGGCAACAGTGGCAGAATCTTAAAACAAAAGGCCACCAGGGCACATTCATAAATTTACAGTTTATAATAAAAAGAGACATCCCAACAACACACTACTGTTGTTCATCCGTGCTCACAGTTTGTTCCATGTAGGACATTTCTAGCAGGGGTAAAACAAATAGCTTTTGATGTAGTTTTCTCTCAAAACCAACTAAGTACAAATCTAATTCAATTTTCCAATCAAATAACTTAATTTGTATAGCACATTTCATGCAGTTGAAAGTCCTTTAGAGTCAACTGAAAAGTTGGGAATGACACAGACCAAAAGGGAAGTAAAAAATAATCCTAAAACAATAAGATTTatgcacacagaggaaaaagataaaagacCACAATCAATTAAACCcaggaaggacaaaaaaactttaaatatagaTGAACAGAAAAAATCTTAGacattaatatataatattacatattatacaatattaaaaataagggGAGGCACTGGCTCATTTGGTAGTGTGGCtgcctaccaaccatagggtcagaggttcgctcctcctgaccacatgtcaaagtgtctctgggcaagacactgaacccccaagaagggcatccggcctaaGAATCTGTGCCattcaacatgcggacaaatgatctgctgtcgCAACCCTCAATTTATGGGATAAGCtaaaaggacaagaaaaaaatatatacgatttaaaaataaatgcctgTTTAATATTTAGCAACATTAGGttgatttaaaacaattaaaccaCATATGAgccttaaaattattttccatgtCAGAAGTGACACGGCTCTTTGTTAGCCTTAGAAGATTTAGTACTTTAGCCAGTTTCTCCAAGTCTCTCCAAGTCTTTGAACCATTAACTAAAATCTGAGATTTGAGCCAAAAATGATATCagctttacttttaaaaagcGTCATCTGGTCTGGTGTCATCAGGAAACATGATCACTTACTGCTGAGTGTTGTCAGCGCCACTATGAGACCAACAGAACTTAAAGATAAAAGAAATTGGCCCTGCAAACCAGTCCTTCATGATCCAAATGATCTCTTTAAATATTTGCTGGATGAAAACATATAGTGTAATTAATTCAAACTAATATGCTCTCTGATCTATTCTTGATATACATGATAATTGACTTGCACAACAATCAACTGAATCTCTTTGACTGCAAATaagaatttagaaaataatactTTCCTTGCTGAGGAAGACCACAAGATGGAGTTTAAAGTCACACCAACATTATTACATGCATATTGAGATTATTTCCTTAAactgtttttcacattgtttattGTGACTTTCCCACTGAGCATCACTCCTGCTGCCTGTCTTAAACTCGGTAGGAGGCCAAAGGGGTGTTTTTTGTAATACCCAACATTAACACCCATTAGGAAAACAACTAAGAACTTGAGAGTGCATCATTCAGAGGTATCTGCTGAACTCAGGGTTGGCAGCTCTCCATTCCAACATGCCAACACTGGGGTTGACCCTCAGGCTTCCAAGGGCGGGCTGGGACATTCAAAGCAGCGACTAAACTctgaatagaaaaataaaaatttcctTTGGTTCTTTTTTGATGAAGACAGTTTACCAAGCCTGTTAAGAACAAACTTTATAATAGCATTGTGCTTGCAAGCACTCGCCCGCTTGATGTATTTTGCTAAATTAGATATtataaagtaaacattttatttatttcagttcctATTTTTAACATATTAGGAACAAACTCAAACTTTAAATTTTAAGTTGAGTGAAAAGGTGTCAAACAGTTTTGGTGGAGAAATGTATAAATCTGTTTCGAATCTAATATTCCTCCAGAAACACTGGttgagaaaaaaactaaaaaagagaGACTAAAAAGTTTCCTTccttgttttcagttttctgcttCTGTGCATTCTCTGCTAAAATCCAGCGGTAGGGAGAGGAATAGGAGGATTAAAACAGCCAAAGAAGCAGCAACTGTTTGTGGGTTGAAGACACCCACAGATAACTTTCTGAATGGCCGCTTAtgc
Encoded here:
- the helt gene encoding hairy and enhancer of split-related protein helt yields the protein MASKMKDRKRTPISHKVIEKRRRDRINRCLNELGKTVPMALAKQNSGKLEKAEILEMTVQYLRALHSADFPRGREKGELLAEFANYFHYGYHECMKNLVHYLTTEDRAETKDIKYARILAFLQSKSRVVTEPVFGSVGSMPELSDYLGQLHSSPEHQSHSPSDSLYQQSPPGHFSWHSSGRSPGISYPSVPLSAHTQQHGGYLSPVQGLDHHYFNFIGHTHANTFSLHSAQHAM